The sequence below is a genomic window from Variovorax paradoxus B4.
TCCAGCCGCAGCGGCGGCCAGGGGCAGAACGCCAGCGGCCGGCTCAAGCGCTCGCAGTGGATCCAGCGCTGGGGCCTCGACACCGCCAGGCGGCTCGACGCCGAGATCCGCGGCGGCTTCGAGAACTTCAAGCAGCTCACGACGCAGATCGACTGCGATGCCTTCGACGGCGGCCATCTCTATCTTGCGCACCGGCCCGAAAAGCTCGCGGTGCTCGAAGCCGAGGCGCGCGTGATGCGCGAGCAGTTCGGCTACGCCACGCGCATGCTGACGGCCGAAGAGGTGCGGCGCGACTACTGCGACGAACGCGAGGCGGCCGGCGCCATGTTCGAGCCCGAAGGCGTGGGCATCCACCCGCTGAAGTTCACCTTCGGCCTGATGCGCAAGGCCCGCGCGCTGGGCGTGAAGGTGCACACCTCGAGCCCCGTGCAGGGCTGGCAGACCATCGACGGCGTGCACCACCTGCAAACGCCCGGCGGCGTGGTGCGCGCGCGCCGCGTGGCCGTGTGCACCGGCGGCTACACCGGGCAGGCGCTGAGTCCGCTCCTGAAGAACCGCATCATGCCGATCCTCTCCAACTCGGTGGTCACGCGGCCGCTCACCGAGGCCGAGCTGCAGGCCACCAACTTCAGGTCGCTGACCTTCCTGACCGACACGCGCACGCTGCGCTTCTACTACCGGCTGCTCAAGGGCAACCGGCTGCAGATCGGCAGCCGCAGCTCGGTGAGCGGCGCCGACGCCGAGCACCCGGTGCACCTGAAGCTGCTCACCGATGCCATCGCGCGCAAGTTTCCGCCGCTCGCGGGCATCCGCATCGACTACTCGTGGTGGGGCTGGGTCGACATGAGCCACGACATGATGCCGCGCATCACGCAGCCCGAGGCGGACAGGAAGATCTGGTATGCCGTGGGCTATGGCGGCAACGGCGTGTCGTTCTCGACCTGGGCCGGCAAGCGGCTGGCCGAGCGCGTGGCCGGCAAGGACACGGGCAAGGACGTGTTCGAGCTTCCGATCTACAAGTCGGCGCTGCCCTTCCCCAATGTGCTGGGGCTGGTGGAATCGCCCGCCTTCGCGCCGTTCCGCCGCATCGGCCAGCGCATGCTCTACAAGTGGTACTGGCTGCGCGACGAGAAGTAAGTAGCGTCGGCCGGCCGACGAGGCCGCGGGGTTGTGCGCGCGCGGTGCGCATTCACCGAAGTGGCGCATCGCACCGCCGCACAACGGGGCAAACCCGTGGCTTCTGGCCCTGCAGGTCGCGCGCGGCTGGCTCTTCGCGTGCACGGGGCAAGCGCCTATCTTCGAGCGCAAGGCCCACGGGCCGAATCAGTCCGCCTGCCTTGTGTCGAACTTCCAGAGGTCCTGTCATGCCCCTTCTCCGCCTTACGCGCCGCGCCACCCTTGTCTCGGCCGCGCTGATGACCGCGAGCACCCTGCTGCCGCTGCCCGCCTCCGCCGCCGAAGAGCCCAGGCGCGGCGGCACGCTGGTCATCGGCAGCACCCAGACGCCGCGGCACCTCAACGGCGCGGTGCAATCGGGCATTGCCACCGCCATGCCATCGACGCAGGTCTTCGCGAGCCCGCTGCGCTTCGACGACAAGTGGAACCCGCAGCCCTACCTGGCCGAATCGTGGAAGCTGGCCGACGACGCCAGGTCGCTCACGCTCAAGCTGCGCAAGGATGCCGTGTTCCATGACGGCAAGCCCATCACCTCGGCCGACGTGGCCTTCTCGGTCATGGCCATCAAGGCCAACCACCCTTTCGCCACCATGCTCGGCCCGGTCGAGAAGGTGGACACCCCGGACGCGTACACCGCCATCATCCGCATGAGCGTGCCGCACCCGGCCATCGTGCTGGCGATGTCGCCCGCGCTGTGCCCGATTCTTCCCAAGCACATCTACGGCGACGGACAGGACCTGAAGAACCATCCGCGCAACACCACCGACGTGATCGGCTCGGGCCCGTTCCGCGTAACCGAGTTCAAGCCCTCGCAGCGCATCGTGCTGGAGCGCTTCTACAAATTCTTCCTGCCCGGCAAGCCGTACCTCGACAAGGTGATCTTCAACGTCACGCCCGACATGGCCAGTCTGGTGCTGGGCCTGGAGCGCGGCGACGTCCAGATGCTGCCCTTTGCCACGCTGCCCACCGACCTCAAGCGCCTGGCCAACGACCCGAAGGTGTCGCTCACCTCCAAGGGCTACGACGGCATCGGCCCGCTCAACTGGCTGGCCTTCAACACCGCGAAAAAGCCGCTGTCCGACGTCCAGGTGCGCAAGGCCATTGCCACGTCCATCGACAAGAACTTCATCACCAAGGCGCTGATGGGCGGCTTTGCCACGGTGTCCGACGGCCCGCTGGTGGCGAGCAGCCCCTTTGCCGTGCCCGACCTGGTGCGCTACCCGCTCGACCTGAAGAAGGCGGCAGAGATGCTCGACGCCGCGGGCTACAAAGCCGGCGCCGGCGGCGAGCGCTTCAAACTCACCATCGACTACCTGCCCGGCGGCGACGACCAGCAGAAGAACGTGGCCGAGTACATCCGCGGCCAGCTCAAGAAGGTGGGCATCGCGGTGGAGGTGCGCGCCTCGGCCGACTTCCCGGCCTGGGCCAAGCGCCTGGCCTCGCACGACTTCGACATGTCGATGGACCTGGTGTTCAACTGGGGCGACCCGATCATCGGCGTGCACCGCACCTACCTGTCGACCAACATCAAGCCCATCGTGTGGACCAACACGCAGTCCTACGCCAACCCGAAGGTCGACGAGCTCCTGAACACCGCCGGCAGCCTGGCCGACCCGACCCAGCGCAAGGCCTACTACGCCACGTTCCAGAAGATCGTGACGGACGAGCTGCCGATCGAGTTCATCAACCAGGTGCCCTACCACACCATCGCCAGCAAGAAGGTGGGCAACGTGCCGACCACCATCTGGGGGCCGCTGTCGCCGCTGGACGAGGTCTACCTCAAGTAAGGCGGCACGACATGGGCACATTGCGCTATGCCGCCTCGCGACTGCTCCAGGCCCTGGGCCTGGTGCTCGCGGTGGTGGTGCTCAACTTCGTGCTGGTGCACGCGGCACCGGGCGACCCGGTCGAAACCATTGCCGGCGCCAGCGGCGGCATGTCGCCCGAGCTGATGGCGCAGCTGCGCACGCAGTACGGGCTCGACGAGTCGCTGCCGGTGCAGCTGGGCGTGTACCTCGGCAAGGTGGCGCGGGGCGACCTGGGGTACTCGTACTTCTTCAACCTGCCCGTGACAAGCATGATTGCCGAGCGCGTGCCGGCCACGCTGCTGCTGGTGCTGAGTTCGGTGTTGCTGGCCTTCTTCGTCGGCACCGCGCTGGGCGTGCTGTCGTCGCGCAAGCCGAATGGCTGGCTGTCGCAGTTCATCACGGTGCTGTCGCTGGTGGGCTTTGCGGCACCGGTGTTCTGGCTCGGGATCATGCTGGTGATCCTGCTGGCCTCGGTGTTCCCCATTCTTCCGGTGGCGGGCCTGCGCGCCATCGACTCGACCGGCGGCGGCCTCAAGGACGTGCTCGACGTGGCGCATCACTTGGTGCTGCCCACGCTCACGCTGAGCCTGGTGTATCTCGCGCAGTACAGCCGGCTCGCGCGCTCGTCGATGCTCGACGTGCTGGGCTCCGACTTCATCCGCACCGCGCGCGCCAAGGGCCTGGCCGACCGCGTGGTGCTCTACAAGCATGCGCTGCGCAATGCGCTGCTGCCGGTGGTCACGGTGCTGGGCCTGCAGTTCGGCAACGTGCTGGCCGGCGCGATCCTGGTGGAGACGGTGTTCAACTGGCCGGGCCTCGGCCGGCTGGCCTTCGAGTCGGTGCTGCGGCGCGACTACCCGACCATCCTCGGCGTGCTGCTGTTCTCCTCGGTGGTGGTGGTGGTGATGAACCAGCTCACCGACCTGTGCTATCGCTTCATCGATCCGCGGATCAAGGCCTCATGAACAAGCTCGCAACGCTGCCTTCCGTTTCTGCCGCACCTGCCGGGCCGGCCCTGCGCGTCGAGCACCCCGGCATGGAGGCGATGCGCATGTTCCTGCGCAATCCCGCGGCCATTGCGGGCATGGCGATGCTGCTCGCGATGCTGGCGGTGGCCATCGCCGGGCCCTGGCTCCATCCGGCCGACCCCTTCGAGATCAAGGCCGCGCCGCTCACGCCGCCTTTCAGCGAGGAGGCCTGGCTCGGCACCGACTACCTCGGCCGCGACGTGCTCACGACATTGATCTACGGCGGGCGCGCCACGCTGCTGGTGGGCGCGGTGGCCGCGCTGCTGTCGGTGCTGATCGGCATCACGCTGGGTGCCTTCGCGGGCTACTACGGCGGCAAGGTCGACGCGGCGCTGATGAAGGTGACGGAGTTCTTCCAGGTGCTGCCCGCGCTGCTGTTCGCGATGGTGGTGGTCACGCTGTTCTCGCCCACGCTGGTGACGGTCACGCTGGCCATCGGCATCGTGAGCTGGACCGGCACCGCACGGCTCACGCGCGCCGAGTTCATGAAATACCGCGGCCTGGAGTTCGTGCGCGCCGAGCGGGCCATCGGCGCGCGCGACGCCCGCATCATCTGGAAGGTGA
It includes:
- a CDS encoding NAD(P)/FAD-dependent oxidoreductase codes for the protein MTVSGTASFSASQPQPQPASRPYDPRYDPLVAPDPGAGRAYAPTWWVASAGTPPEDDGPLLRDIDVDVAIIGSGATGMSTALYLAQEHGIQATVLEANQASWGCSSRSGGQGQNASGRLKRSQWIQRWGLDTARRLDAEIRGGFENFKQLTTQIDCDAFDGGHLYLAHRPEKLAVLEAEARVMREQFGYATRMLTAEEVRRDYCDEREAAGAMFEPEGVGIHPLKFTFGLMRKARALGVKVHTSSPVQGWQTIDGVHHLQTPGGVVRARRVAVCTGGYTGQALSPLLKNRIMPILSNSVVTRPLTEAELQATNFRSLTFLTDTRTLRFYYRLLKGNRLQIGSRSSVSGADAEHPVHLKLLTDAIARKFPPLAGIRIDYSWWGWVDMSHDMMPRITQPEADRKIWYAVGYGGNGVSFSTWAGKRLAERVAGKDTGKDVFELPIYKSALPFPNVLGLVESPAFAPFRRIGQRMLYKWYWLRDEK
- a CDS encoding ABC transporter permease translates to MNKLATLPSVSAAPAGPALRVEHPGMEAMRMFLRNPAAIAGMAMLLAMLAVAIAGPWLHPADPFEIKAAPLTPPFSEEAWLGTDYLGRDVLTTLIYGGRATLLVGAVAALLSVLIGITLGAFAGYYGGKVDAALMKVTEFFQVLPALLFAMVVVTLFSPTLVTVTLAIGIVSWTGTARLTRAEFMKYRGLEFVRAERAIGARDARIIWKVILPNALPPLVVSATLAVGAAILFEAGLSFLGLGDPNQMSWGLMIGSSRQYVLSCWWAVAFPGAAIFVTVLAVSLIGDGLNDALNPKLRER
- a CDS encoding ABC transporter permease; translation: MGTLRYAASRLLQALGLVLAVVVLNFVLVHAAPGDPVETIAGASGGMSPELMAQLRTQYGLDESLPVQLGVYLGKVARGDLGYSYFFNLPVTSMIAERVPATLLLVLSSVLLAFFVGTALGVLSSRKPNGWLSQFITVLSLVGFAAPVFWLGIMLVILLASVFPILPVAGLRAIDSTGGGLKDVLDVAHHLVLPTLTLSLVYLAQYSRLARSSMLDVLGSDFIRTARAKGLADRVVLYKHALRNALLPVVTVLGLQFGNVLAGAILVETVFNWPGLGRLAFESVLRRDYPTILGVLLFSSVVVVVMNQLTDLCYRFIDPRIKAS
- a CDS encoding ABC transporter substrate-binding protein; this encodes MPLLRLTRRATLVSAALMTASTLLPLPASAAEEPRRGGTLVIGSTQTPRHLNGAVQSGIATAMPSTQVFASPLRFDDKWNPQPYLAESWKLADDARSLTLKLRKDAVFHDGKPITSADVAFSVMAIKANHPFATMLGPVEKVDTPDAYTAIIRMSVPHPAIVLAMSPALCPILPKHIYGDGQDLKNHPRNTTDVIGSGPFRVTEFKPSQRIVLERFYKFFLPGKPYLDKVIFNVTPDMASLVLGLERGDVQMLPFATLPTDLKRLANDPKVSLTSKGYDGIGPLNWLAFNTAKKPLSDVQVRKAIATSIDKNFITKALMGGFATVSDGPLVASSPFAVPDLVRYPLDLKKAAEMLDAAGYKAGAGGERFKLTIDYLPGGDDQQKNVAEYIRGQLKKVGIAVEVRASADFPAWAKRLASHDFDMSMDLVFNWGDPIIGVHRTYLSTNIKPIVWTNTQSYANPKVDELLNTAGSLADPTQRKAYYATFQKIVTDELPIEFINQVPYHTIASKKVGNVPTTIWGPLSPLDEVYLK